The Methylobacterium currus genome contains a region encoding:
- a CDS encoding DNA translocase FtsK: protein MRSLRRSASPYDGLIDTFRAFLTRRATEVTGLALLVGAACFTVALATWSIDDPSLNHATSRSARNLLGFGGAVVSDLGMQLLGLGALAFALPPAVWGMRLLRTHRLARLQLRLVLWIIGFGAASGMASALPPTARWPLPTGLGGVAGDALLGAAKAIAGPAGAFAGFLYAAVAVVSLTGACGFGLIEDEEGEDEAESFAPVVSRYDDRQPRRGAVPAHDDDSPGLGLASLGALAHLAISARSALAQKIDAIRDGSWRHGAADPYAGNSPALAARRAFAEPGEAEAWDEAEPQTERPARTGRREPVFAEGPPRRVEAAPRRAEPTMDDDLRDEDDEAEAPRGRVAPPPPPIQTRRAPAPAPASPDSYEMPALTLLAEPRHPAPSAAVSTDALEQNATLLESTLEDFGVRGEILAVRPGPVVTLYELEPAPGTKSSRVISLADDIARSMSAISARVAVVQGRNAIGIELPNAKRETVYLRELLASPAFAETKQKLALCLGKNIGGEAIIADLARMPHLLVAGTTGSGKSVAINTMILSLLYRMTPEECRLIMVDPKMLELSVYDGIPHLLSPVVTDPKKAVIALKWAVREMEERYKKMSKLGVRNIDGFNARVAEARARGEVITRTVQTGFDRETGEAVYEDEVMDLAPLPYIVIVVDEMADLMMVAGKDIEGAIQRLAQMARAAGLHLIMATQRPSVDVITGTIKANFPTRISFQVTSKIDSRTILGEMGAEQLLGQGDMLFMAGGGRTTRVHGPFCSDDEVEQVVAHLKRQGRPSYLEAVTAEEGEEEADAPVMDQGSFGDPSADLYDQAVAVVLRDKKASTSYIQRRLQIGYNRAASLMERMEREGIVGSANHAGKREILLEDGQDD from the coding sequence ATGCGTTCGCTTCGTCGCTCGGCCTCGCCCTACGATGGCCTCATCGACACGTTCCGCGCGTTCCTGACGCGGCGGGCCACGGAGGTGACCGGCCTCGCCCTGCTCGTCGGGGCGGCGTGCTTCACGGTCGCCCTGGCGACCTGGTCGATCGACGACCCGAGCCTCAACCACGCCACGTCGCGCTCGGCCCGCAACCTCCTCGGCTTCGGCGGCGCGGTGGTGTCGGATCTCGGCATGCAGCTCCTCGGCCTCGGGGCGCTGGCCTTCGCGCTGCCGCCGGCGGTGTGGGGCATGCGGCTGTTGCGCACCCACCGGCTGGCGCGGCTGCAATTGCGGCTGGTGCTCTGGATCATCGGCTTCGGCGCGGCGAGCGGCATGGCGAGCGCGCTCCCGCCGACGGCGCGCTGGCCGCTGCCGACCGGCCTCGGCGGCGTCGCGGGCGATGCCCTGCTCGGAGCCGCCAAGGCGATCGCCGGCCCGGCCGGGGCCTTCGCGGGCTTCCTCTACGCGGCGGTCGCGGTGGTCAGCCTGACCGGCGCCTGCGGCTTCGGGCTGATCGAGGACGAGGAGGGGGAGGACGAGGCCGAGTCCTTCGCTCCCGTGGTGAGCCGCTACGACGATCGCCAGCCCCGCCGCGGCGCAGTCCCGGCCCATGACGACGACTCGCCCGGGCTCGGGCTCGCCTCCCTCGGGGCGCTCGCCCATCTGGCGATCAGCGCCCGGAGCGCTCTGGCGCAGAAGATCGACGCGATCCGCGACGGATCCTGGCGCCATGGGGCCGCCGATCCGTATGCCGGCAACTCGCCGGCGCTCGCGGCCCGCCGCGCCTTCGCCGAGCCCGGCGAGGCCGAGGCCTGGGACGAGGCCGAGCCCCAGACGGAGCGTCCGGCCAGGACCGGCCGCCGCGAGCCGGTCTTCGCGGAAGGGCCGCCGCGCCGGGTCGAGGCGGCGCCGCGCCGCGCCGAGCCGACGATGGACGACGACCTGAGGGACGAGGACGACGAGGCGGAGGCCCCGCGCGGCCGCGTCGCGCCCCCTCCCCCGCCGATCCAGACCCGCCGCGCGCCGGCCCCCGCACCGGCCTCGCCGGATTCCTACGAGATGCCGGCGCTGACGCTGCTCGCCGAGCCGCGCCACCCGGCGCCCAGCGCCGCGGTCTCGACCGACGCGCTGGAGCAGAACGCCACCCTGCTCGAATCGACGCTGGAGGATTTCGGCGTGCGCGGCGAGATCCTGGCCGTGCGCCCGGGGCCGGTGGTGACGCTCTACGAGCTGGAGCCGGCCCCCGGCACCAAGTCGAGCCGCGTCATCTCGCTCGCCGACGACATCGCCCGCTCGATGTCCGCCATCTCCGCCCGCGTCGCCGTCGTCCAGGGCCGCAACGCCATCGGCATCGAGCTGCCGAACGCCAAGCGCGAGACGGTGTACCTGCGCGAACTCCTGGCCTCGCCGGCCTTCGCCGAGACCAAGCAGAAGCTCGCGCTCTGCCTCGGCAAGAACATCGGCGGCGAGGCGATCATCGCGGATCTGGCCCGCATGCCCCACCTGCTCGTCGCCGGCACGACCGGCTCGGGCAAGTCGGTCGCCATCAACACCATGATCCTGTCGCTCCTCTACCGCATGACGCCGGAGGAGTGCCGCCTGATCATGGTCGACCCGAAGATGCTGGAACTGTCGGTCTATGACGGCATCCCGCACCTGCTCTCGCCCGTCGTCACCGACCCGAAGAAGGCGGTCATCGCCCTCAAATGGGCGGTGCGCGAGATGGAGGAGCGCTACAAGAAGATGTCGAAGCTCGGCGTGCGCAACATCGACGGGTTCAACGCCCGGGTGGCGGAGGCGCGGGCGCGGGGCGAGGTGATCACCCGCACGGTGCAGACCGGCTTCGACCGCGAGACCGGCGAGGCGGTCTACGAGGACGAGGTCATGGACCTCGCGCCCCTGCCCTACATCGTGATCGTGGTCGACGAGATGGCCGACCTGATGATGGTGGCGGGCAAGGACATCGAGGGGGCGATCCAGCGTCTGGCCCAGATGGCGCGGGCGGCGGGCCTGCACCTGATCATGGCGACGCAGCGCCCGTCGGTGGACGTGATCACCGGCACGATCAAGGCGAACTTCCCGACCCGGATCTCGTTCCAGGTGACGTCGAAGATCGACTCGCGGACGATCCTGGGCGAGATGGGCGCCGAGCAGCTCCTGGGCCAGGGCGACATGCTGTTCATGGCGGGCGGCGGCCGGACGACCCGGGTGCACGGGCCGTTCTGCTCGGACGACGAGGTCGAGCAGGTGGTCGCCCACCTCAAGCGCCAGGGCCGCCCCTCCTATCTCGAGGCGGTCACCGCCGAGGAAGGCGAGGAGGAGGCCGATGCCCCGGTCATGGACCAGGGAAGCTTCGGCGATCCGTCGGCCGACCTGTACGACCAGGCGGTGGCGGTGGTGCTGCGGGACAAGAAGGCGTCCACCAGCTACATCCAGCGGCGTCTTCAGATCGGCTACAACCGGGCGGCCTCGCTGATGGAGCGGATGGAGCGCGAGGGCATCGTCGGCTCCGCCAACCACGCCGGCAAGCGCGAGATCCTGTTGGAGGACGGGCAGGACGACTGA
- a CDS encoding PAS domain S-box protein produces the protein MTDRRETDRIDAEIGRSTPSHDPFAAAVRATRMPMLITDPHRPDNPIIFANAAFTKLTGYTRDEILGQNCRFLQGPETDRADVAKIRDAVERRVAIEIDLLNHKKNGERFWNRLLISPVFGEDGGLTYFFASQFDVTLERERLRDLGEALRRREQMLDALVRSSSEVRYRISADWSRLYQLSGGDFLADTTSARADWIESYIPPEDRPALRAEIERAIRTKTSYSLEHRVYLADGSVGWASSRAVPVLDEHGRITEWYGAATDISERKAAEAATRDLTVSLGRQVADRTAELRLYGDIVQSSAAPICAFDTEYRLIAFNQAHIDAFHRIFGRRVQIGEVFPDLFPPDQSSVMRGFMARALTGECYTVTEPFGDPDLEKPTWEVSYSPLRDGEGRVIGAFHFAKDISDRLRAEAELASTQEALRQSQKMEAVGQLTGGLAHDFNNLLAGISGSLELMQTRLGQGRFADVERYMAAAQGAAKRAAALTHRLLAFSRRQTLDPRPTDVGQLAHGMHELIQRTVGPGITLDVVESPDAWPALVDPSQLENALLNLCLNARDAMPEGGRITVAVANRTLDARTARRHDMPEGEYVRLRVTDTGTGMSPDVIARVFEPFFTTKPIGEGTGLGLSMIYGFAQQSGGQVRIASTLGEGTTVSLYLPRHVGAVPGEDETGTTAALPRSAQGETVLVVDDEPTVRMLVTDILEDLGYTAIEAGDSAAGLKVLRSDVRIDLLVTDVGLPGGMNGRQMAEAARETRPDLKVLLITGYAETTILGDGTLGPGMAVLTKPFSIETMAARIRSIIEAGRERARRS, from the coding sequence GTGACTGATCGCCGCGAGACCGACCGCATCGATGCCGAGATCGGCCGTTCGACCCCGAGCCACGATCCGTTCGCCGCCGCCGTGCGCGCGACGCGGATGCCGATGCTGATCACCGATCCCCATCGGCCCGACAACCCGATCATCTTCGCCAATGCCGCCTTCACCAAGCTGACCGGCTACACCCGCGACGAGATCCTGGGGCAGAATTGCCGCTTCCTCCAGGGGCCGGAGACCGACCGCGCCGACGTGGCGAAGATCCGCGACGCGGTCGAGCGCCGGGTGGCGATCGAGATCGACCTCCTCAACCACAAGAAGAACGGCGAGCGGTTCTGGAACCGGCTGCTGATCTCGCCGGTCTTCGGCGAGGACGGCGGGCTGACCTACTTCTTCGCTTCGCAATTCGACGTCACGCTGGAGCGCGAGCGGCTGCGCGACCTCGGCGAGGCTTTGCGCCGGCGCGAGCAGATGCTGGACGCCCTGGTGCGCTCGTCGTCGGAGGTGCGCTACCGGATCAGTGCCGACTGGAGCCGGCTGTACCAATTGTCCGGCGGCGACTTCCTGGCCGACACGACCTCGGCCAGAGCCGACTGGATCGAGAGCTACATCCCGCCGGAGGACCGCCCGGCCTTGCGGGCCGAGATCGAGCGGGCCATCCGCACCAAGACCTCCTACAGCCTCGAGCACCGGGTCTACCTCGCCGACGGCTCGGTCGGCTGGGCCTCGTCCCGGGCGGTGCCGGTGCTCGACGAGCACGGCCGGATCACCGAGTGGTACGGCGCCGCCACCGACATCAGCGAGCGCAAGGCCGCCGAGGCCGCCACGCGCGACCTCACCGTCTCGCTCGGCCGGCAGGTCGCCGACCGCACCGCGGAGTTGCGCCTCTACGGCGACATCGTCCAGTCGAGCGCTGCCCCGATCTGCGCCTTCGACACCGAGTACCGGCTGATCGCCTTCAACCAGGCCCACATCGACGCGTTCCACCGGATCTTCGGCCGCCGGGTGCAGATCGGCGAGGTGTTTCCCGACCTCTTCCCGCCGGACCAGTCCTCGGTGATGCGCGGCTTCATGGCCCGGGCGCTCACCGGCGAGTGCTACACGGTGACCGAGCCCTTCGGCGATCCCGACCTGGAAAAGCCGACTTGGGAGGTCTCCTATTCCCCCTTGCGCGACGGCGAGGGCCGGGTGATCGGCGCCTTCCACTTCGCCAAGGACATCTCCGACCGGCTGCGGGCCGAGGCCGAGCTCGCCTCGACCCAGGAGGCCCTGCGCCAGTCGCAGAAGATGGAGGCGGTGGGCCAGCTCACCGGGGGCCTGGCCCACGACTTCAACAACCTGCTCGCCGGCATCTCGGGCTCGCTGGAGCTGATGCAGACCCGCCTCGGCCAGGGCCGTTTCGCCGACGTCGAGCGCTACATGGCGGCGGCGCAAGGTGCCGCGAAGCGCGCCGCCGCGCTCACCCACCGGCTGCTCGCCTTCTCCCGCCGCCAGACGCTCGATCCGCGGCCCACCGATGTCGGCCAGCTGGCGCATGGCATGCACGAGCTGATCCAGCGCACGGTGGGGCCCGGCATCACCCTCGACGTGGTCGAATCCCCCGACGCCTGGCCGGCCCTGGTCGACCCGTCCCAGCTCGAGAACGCGCTCCTCAACCTCTGCCTCAACGCCCGCGACGCGATGCCGGAGGGCGGGCGGATCACGGTCGCGGTCGCCAACCGGACCTTGGATGCCCGGACCGCCCGCCGGCACGACATGCCCGAAGGGGAATACGTGCGCCTGCGCGTGACCGATACCGGCACCGGCATGAGCCCCGACGTGATCGCCCGGGTGTTCGAGCCGTTCTTCACCACGAAGCCGATCGGCGAGGGCACGGGCCTCGGCCTGTCGATGATCTACGGCTTCGCCCAGCAATCCGGCGGGCAGGTGCGCATCGCCTCGACGCTCGGCGAGGGCACGACCGTCAGCCTCTACCTGCCGCGCCACGTCGGCGCGGTGCCGGGCGAGGACGAGACCGGGACGACGGCGGCGCTGCCGCGCTCGGCGCAAGGCGAGACCGTGCTCGTGGTCGACGACGAGCCGACCGTGCGGATGCTCGTCACCGACATCCTGGAAGATCTCGGCTACACCGCGATCGAGGCCGGCGACAGCGCGGCGGGCCTGAAGGTGCTGCGCTCCGACGTGCGGATCGATCTCCTCGTCACCGATGTCGGCCTGCCCGGTGGCATGAACGGCCGCCAGATGGCCGAGGCGGCCCGCGAGACCCGGCCGGACCTCAAGGTGCTGCTGATCACCGGCTACGCCGAGACCACCATCCTCGGCGACGGCACGCTCGGCCCCGGCATGGCGGTGCTGACCAAGCCCTTCTCGATCGAGACGATGGCGGCGCGCATCCGGTCGATCATCGAGGCCGGGCGGGAGCGGGCGCGGCGCTCCTGA
- a CDS encoding NADH:flavin oxidoreductase/NADH oxidase: MSSPLLFQPLRLDGLALENRIIVAPMCQYSARDGEATDWHMMHLGQLAMSGAGLLTLEATAVSPEARITSGDLGLWDDGTERALAKVLDAVRDYAPVPVCIQIAHAGRKASSEPPWRGGHQVAPDSPRGWLTEAPSALAHAEGEVAPRALDREDMTRIRQNFVDTARRAVRLGIEAAEIHAAHGYLLHQFLSPLSNRRTDAYGGSLENRMRFPLEVFEAVREVFPAGQPVWARVSATDWVEEGWEVEQTIAFAEALKARGAAAIHVSTGGVSPRQKIAIGPGYQVPFAERVRAATDLVTIAVGLITEPRQAETILAEGKADAVSLARAMLYDPRWPWHAAAELGARVRAPKQYWRSQPHHLKDLFKEASFGQR, translated from the coding sequence ATGAGCAGCCCTCTCCTGTTCCAGCCCCTGCGCCTCGACGGCCTCGCGCTGGAGAACCGCATCATCGTCGCGCCGATGTGCCAGTATTCGGCCCGCGACGGTGAGGCGACCGACTGGCACATGATGCATCTCGGCCAGCTCGCGATGTCGGGCGCCGGGCTCCTGACGCTGGAGGCCACCGCCGTGTCGCCGGAGGCGCGGATCACCTCCGGTGACCTCGGCCTGTGGGACGACGGGACCGAGCGGGCCCTGGCGAAGGTCCTGGACGCGGTGCGGGACTACGCGCCGGTGCCGGTCTGCATCCAGATCGCCCATGCCGGCCGCAAGGCCTCGAGCGAGCCGCCGTGGCGCGGCGGCCATCAGGTCGCGCCGGATTCACCTCGCGGCTGGCTCACCGAGGCGCCGTCGGCCCTCGCCCATGCCGAGGGCGAGGTGGCGCCCCGCGCCCTCGACCGCGAGGACATGACGCGGATCCGCCAGAATTTCGTCGACACCGCCCGGCGGGCCGTCCGGCTCGGCATCGAGGCGGCGGAGATCCACGCGGCGCATGGCTACCTCCTGCACCAGTTCCTGTCGCCGCTGTCGAACCGGCGGACCGACGCCTATGGCGGCAGCCTCGAGAACCGCATGCGCTTCCCCCTCGAAGTCTTCGAGGCGGTGCGCGAGGTGTTCCCCGCCGGCCAGCCGGTCTGGGCCCGGGTCTCGGCGACGGACTGGGTCGAGGAGGGCTGGGAGGTCGAGCAGACCATCGCCTTCGCGGAGGCCCTGAAGGCGCGGGGGGCCGCCGCCATCCACGTCTCCACCGGCGGCGTCTCGCCCCGGCAGAAGATCGCGATCGGGCCGGGCTACCAGGTGCCCTTCGCCGAGCGGGTGCGGGCGGCGACCGACCTCGTCACCATCGCGGTCGGCCTCATCACCGAGCCGCGCCAGGCCGAGACGATCCTGGCCGAGGGCAAGGCGGATGCGGTCTCGCTCGCCCGTGCCATGCTCTACGACCCCCGCTGGCCCTGGCACGCCGCGGCGGAACTGGGGGCCCGGGTCCGGGCACCCAAGCAGTACTGGCGCTCGCAGCCGCACCACCTCAAGGACCTGTTCAAGGAGGCCAGCTTCGGCCAGCGCTGA
- a CDS encoding ammonium transporter, with the protein MKLRNVLALGLGGAALALVLVEPSLAQTPTVEAAPAAAAAAPVPNKGDTAWMLISSALVLMMSVPGLALFYGGLVRTKNMLSLLTQVFAIVSLACIVWVFFGYSLAFTNGGGLNDFVGGFSKAFLRGVDANSVAATFSNGVVIPEYVYICFQMTFAMITPALIVGAFAERMKFSALLLFCLLWLIFIYFPMAHMVWYWGGPDAVGNAAKALAAATDEASKKAAQDALDAVNADAGLLFKWGALDFAGGTVVHINAGIAGIVGCLMIGKRIGYGRDLLAPHSLTMTMIGASLLWVGWFGFNAGSNLEANGSAALAMINTFVATAAAGLSWLLVEWAAKGKPSLLGMLSGAVAGLVAVTPACGFAGPMGSIVLGLVAGAVCFVMCSTVKNALGYDDSLDVFGVHCVGGILGALATGILVNPALGGVGAPDYATKPGELVAAAYEFGPAFLSQAKAVGFTILWSGIGSAILYKIVDVVVGLRVTQDEEREGLDLADHGERAYNY; encoded by the coding sequence ATGAAGCTTCGCAACGTCCTGGCTCTCGGCCTGGGAGGCGCCGCGCTGGCGCTGGTCCTGGTGGAGCCGTCCCTAGCGCAGACGCCGACCGTCGAGGCGGCACCGGCCGCCGCGGCGGCGGCGCCGGTGCCCAACAAGGGCGACACCGCCTGGATGCTGATCTCGTCCGCGCTGGTGCTGATGATGTCGGTACCGGGCCTGGCGCTGTTCTACGGCGGCCTCGTCCGCACCAAGAACATGCTGTCGCTGCTGACCCAGGTCTTCGCCATCGTCAGCCTCGCCTGCATCGTCTGGGTGTTCTTCGGCTACAGCCTCGCCTTCACCAATGGCGGCGGCCTCAACGATTTCGTCGGCGGCTTCTCGAAGGCGTTCCTGCGCGGCGTCGACGCCAACTCGGTCGCGGCGACCTTCTCGAACGGCGTCGTCATCCCCGAATACGTATATATCTGCTTCCAGATGACGTTCGCGATGATCACCCCGGCGCTGATCGTCGGCGCCTTCGCGGAGCGCATGAAGTTCTCGGCCCTGCTGCTGTTCTGCCTGCTGTGGCTGATCTTCATCTACTTCCCGATGGCGCACATGGTCTGGTACTGGGGCGGCCCCGACGCGGTCGGCAACGCCGCCAAGGCGCTGGCCGCGGCCACCGACGAGGCCTCCAAGAAGGCGGCCCAGGACGCCCTCGACGCCGTCAACGCCGATGCCGGCCTGCTGTTCAAGTGGGGCGCCCTCGACTTCGCCGGCGGCACCGTGGTGCACATCAACGCGGGCATCGCCGGCATCGTCGGCTGCCTGATGATCGGCAAGCGCATCGGCTACGGCCGCGACCTGCTCGCCCCGCACTCGCTCACCATGACGATGATCGGCGCCTCGCTGCTCTGGGTCGGCTGGTTCGGCTTCAACGCCGGCTCCAACCTCGAGGCCAACGGCTCGGCGGCGCTCGCGATGATCAACACCTTCGTGGCCACCGCGGCGGCCGGCCTGTCCTGGCTCCTCGTCGAGTGGGCCGCCAAGGGCAAGCCCTCGCTGCTGGGCATGCTCTCGGGCGCGGTCGCGGGCCTCGTCGCGGTCACCCCGGCCTGCGGCTTCGCCGGCCCGATGGGCTCGATCGTGCTCGGCCTCGTCGCCGGCGCCGTCTGCTTCGTGATGTGCTCGACCGTCAAGAACGCGCTCGGCTACGACGACTCCCTCGACGTCTTCGGCGTGCACTGCGTCGGCGGCATCCTGGGCGCGCTCGCCACCGGCATCCTGGTCAACCCGGCGCTGGGCGGCGTCGGCGCCCCCGACTACGCGACGAAGCCCGGCGAGCTGGTGGCCGCGGCCTACGAGTTCGGCCCGGCCTTCCTGTCCCAGGCCAAGGCTGTCGGCTTCACCATCCTGTGGTCGGGCATCGGCTCGGCGATCCTCTACAAGATCGTCGACGTGGTGGTCGGCCTGCGCGTGACCCAGGACGAGGAGCGCGAGGGCCTGGATCTCGCCGATCACGGCGAGCGGGCTTACAACTACTGA
- a CDS encoding EAL domain-containing protein: MPLRSVFGHHSGSASEQILSVLRAVRRHLAMDVGFISEFVAGDRVFRFTDAGTTHNPIAVGSHEPLEQSFCYYVAKGLMPGLMQDAAEDTLAAQLPVTHDLPVGAHLSVPLRRADGETYGTLCCFSFTPDRSLTTRDLGILRLCADVVESILWKDHDAAREREAKRRRIAGTIAAEAVEMVFQPIYRTADGSLAAFESLARFAPVPVKSPAGKGPAGIGPDVWFADAAEVGLGEELEFLAVRKALRALPALAPGIRLSLNLSPASLASPRLAEALAGIALDRVVIELTEHAAVASYEALREVLGPYRRQGLGLAIDDVGAGHATLRHVLDLSPEFIKLDMSLIRNIDAHSGRRALTEALTGYGRHIGCEIVAEGVETEAEYAVLKGIGVTRVQGFLTGRPMPLAAAAALPLSALEMQGTGA; encoded by the coding sequence ATGCCCCTGAGATCAGTCTTCGGTCACCATTCCGGCAGCGCCAGCGAACAGATCCTGTCGGTGCTTCGCGCCGTCCGCCGCCACCTGGCGATGGATGTCGGCTTCATCTCGGAATTCGTGGCGGGCGACCGGGTGTTCCGCTTCACGGATGCGGGGACGACGCACAACCCGATCGCCGTCGGGAGCCATGAGCCGCTCGAGCAGAGCTTCTGCTACTACGTCGCCAAGGGCCTGATGCCCGGCCTGATGCAGGATGCGGCCGAGGATACCCTGGCGGCGCAGTTGCCGGTCACCCACGACCTGCCGGTCGGGGCGCATCTGAGCGTCCCTTTGCGCCGTGCGGATGGCGAGACCTACGGAACCTTGTGCTGCTTCAGCTTCACGCCGGACCGGAGCCTCACGACCCGCGATCTCGGCATCTTGCGCCTCTGCGCGGATGTCGTGGAATCCATCCTGTGGAAGGACCACGACGCGGCGCGCGAGCGGGAGGCGAAGCGACGGCGCATCGCCGGGACGATCGCGGCCGAAGCCGTCGAGATGGTGTTCCAGCCGATCTATCGCACGGCCGATGGAAGCCTGGCCGCCTTCGAGTCCCTGGCACGCTTCGCGCCGGTGCCAGTCAAAAGTCCTGCCGGCAAAGGTCCTGCCGGCATCGGTCCGGACGTCTGGTTCGCGGACGCGGCCGAGGTGGGCCTGGGCGAGGAGCTCGAATTCCTCGCCGTGCGCAAGGCCCTGCGCGCCCTCCCGGCGCTCGCCCCCGGGATCAGGCTGTCGCTCAACCTGTCGCCGGCCTCCCTCGCCTCGCCGCGTCTCGCCGAGGCGCTGGCGGGCATCGCCCTCGACCGGGTGGTGATCGAGCTGACCGAGCACGCGGCGGTCGCCTCCTACGAGGCTCTGCGCGAGGTGCTGGGGCCGTATCGGCGCCAGGGCCTGGGCCTGGCCATCGACGATGTCGGGGCCGGCCACGCGACGCTCCGGCACGTCCTCGATCTCAGTCCCGAATTCATCAAGCTGGACATGAGCCTGATCCGCAACATCGACGCGCATTCCGGCCGCCGGGCGCTGACCGAGGCGCTGACGGGATACGGCCGGCACATCGGCTGCGAGATCGTCGCCGAGGGCGTGGAGACCGAGGCCGAGTACGCGGTGCTCAAGGGCATCGGCGTGACGCGGGTGCAGGGCTTCCTGACCGGCCGGCCGATGCCCCTCGCCGCGGCGGCGGCGCTGCCCCTGTCCGCCCTGGAGATGCAGGGCACGGGGGCATGA
- a CDS encoding propionyl-CoA synthetase encodes MPGQSRYRDTYAAWQRDPDAFWAQAAEAIDWVVPAARVFAPEEGAYGRWFVGAEVNACHNAVDRHVAAGRGDQAAILYDSPVTGTKRRITYAELQGEVAALAAVLQDLGVGRGDRVVLYMPMVPEALFGMLACARIGAVHSVVFGGFAARELAARIEDAAPKVVLAASCGIEPARVVAYKPLLDEACRLSAHKPDSCLILQRPQSAAGMVGGRDRDWAEAVAAAKAAGRAAPCVPVAATDPLYVLYTSGTTGKPKGVVRDTGGYLVALAWSMPNLYGVAPGETYWCASDVGWVVGHSYIVYGPLLHGCTTVLYEGKPVGTPDAGAFWRVIAETGAVALFTAPTALRAVKKEDPEAKLMQGHDLSHFRTLFLAGERADPDTVAWAERILGVPVIDHWWQTETGWPIAANPVGLGALPVKHGSPTVPMPGWDVQVLDEAGKPVPPDTMGTIAIRLPLPPGALPTLWQQDERFRESYLTAFPGYYNTSDAGFLDPDGYVSVMGRTDDIINVAGHRLSTGGMEEVLASHPAVAECAVIGIRDALKGEAPCGFVVLKAGVAQAPDVIERELVALVRERIGPVAAFRLALTVGRLPKTRSGKILRGTMKKIADGEAWAMPPTIEDPAVLDEIGGALRERGLG; translated from the coding sequence ATGCCGGGACAGAGCCGCTACCGGGACACCTACGCCGCCTGGCAGCGCGACCCGGACGCCTTCTGGGCGCAGGCCGCCGAGGCGATCGACTGGGTCGTGCCCGCCGCCCGGGTCTTCGCCCCCGAGGAGGGCGCCTATGGCCGCTGGTTCGTCGGCGCCGAGGTGAATGCCTGCCACAACGCCGTCGACCGCCACGTCGCGGCCGGGCGGGGCGACCAGGCGGCGATCCTGTACGATTCTCCCGTCACCGGCACGAAGCGCCGGATCACCTATGCCGAGCTTCAAGGCGAGGTCGCGGCCCTCGCCGCCGTGCTGCAGGATCTCGGCGTCGGGCGCGGCGACCGGGTGGTGCTCTACATGCCGATGGTGCCGGAGGCCCTGTTCGGCATGCTGGCCTGCGCCCGCATCGGGGCCGTGCACTCGGTGGTGTTCGGGGGCTTCGCCGCCCGGGAACTCGCCGCCCGCATCGAGGACGCCGCCCCGAAGGTGGTGCTCGCCGCCTCCTGCGGCATCGAGCCGGCGCGGGTCGTCGCCTACAAGCCGCTCCTCGACGAGGCCTGCCGCCTCTCCGCCCACAAGCCCGATTCCTGCCTGATCCTCCAGCGGCCGCAGAGCGCCGCCGGGATGGTGGGGGGGCGCGACCGCGACTGGGCGGAGGCCGTGGCGGCCGCGAAGGCGGCAGGCCGCGCCGCGCCTTGCGTCCCGGTCGCCGCCACCGATCCGCTCTACGTGCTCTATACGTCGGGCACCACCGGCAAGCCGAAGGGCGTGGTCCGCGACACCGGCGGCTACCTCGTGGCCCTCGCCTGGTCGATGCCGAACCTCTACGGCGTCGCCCCCGGCGAGACCTATTGGTGCGCCTCCGATGTCGGCTGGGTGGTGGGCCATTCCTACATCGTCTACGGGCCGCTCCTGCACGGCTGCACTACGGTGCTCTACGAGGGCAAGCCGGTCGGCACGCCGGATGCCGGCGCGTTCTGGCGCGTGATCGCCGAGACCGGGGCGGTCGCCCTGTTCACGGCCCCGACGGCGCTCAGGGCGGTGAAGAAGGAGGATCCGGAGGCCAAGCTCATGCAGGGCCACGACCTCTCGCATTTCCGCACCCTGTTCCTCGCCGGCGAGCGGGCCGATCCCGACACCGTCGCCTGGGCCGAGCGGATCTTGGGCGTGCCGGTGATCGACCATTGGTGGCAGACCGAGACCGGCTGGCCGATCGCCGCCAACCCGGTCGGGCTCGGGGCGCTGCCGGTCAAGCACGGCAGCCCGACGGTGCCGATGCCGGGCTGGGACGTGCAGGTGCTCGACGAGGCCGGCAAGCCGGTGCCCCCCGACACGATGGGGACGATCGCCATCCGGCTGCCGCTGCCCCCCGGCGCCCTGCCGACCCTCTGGCAGCAGGACGAGCGTTTTCGCGAGAGCTACCTCACGGCCTTTCCGGGCTACTACAACACCTCGGATGCCGGCTTCCTCGACCCCGACGGCTACGTCTCCGTCATGGGCCGCACCGACGACATCATCAACGTCGCCGGGCACCGGCTCTCGACCGGCGGCATGGAGGAGGTGCTGGCCTCCCACCCCGCCGTGGCGGAATGCGCGGTGATCGGCATCCGCGACGCGCTCAAGGGCGAGGCGCCCTGCGGCTTCGTGGTGCTGAAGGCGGGCGTCGCGCAGGCCCCGGACGTGATCGAGCGCGAATTGGTGGCCCTGGTGCGCGAGCGGATCGGCCCGGTCGCGGCCTTTCGTCTCGCGCTCACGGTCGGGCGCCTGCCGAAGACCCGCTCCGGCAAGATCCTGCGCGGCACGATGAAGAAGATCGCCGACGGCGAGGCTTGGGCGATGCCGCCGACCATCGAGGATCCGGCGGTGCTCGACGAGATCGGCGGGGCGCTGCGGGAGCGCGGGCTGGGATAG